From the Gemmatimonadaceae bacterium genome, one window contains:
- a CDS encoding AI-2E family transporter gives MNDTVAPRRFGPALAGVAAAALLVWLAGRVADLLLLLFIAILMAVYLGATTDFLMARTRLPRGAAFALAIAGTIIAVLGIGSLLVGPVVAQTRDLFSVLPRYIPAWEAQLEALIGRIPGGSDLVRPGEHKLVQLAIEEINGFVGDVVPRVFSVLHGFINLVGVLVMALYLALRPDIYRDLFITLIPPRHREAARDVITGVTTALRAWTFAQLLAMFVLGALTALGLWILGVPYWLTFGLFTGVVALVPFFGTLVSSLLPALFVLAEGDWVRALLVVVFGFVIHAVENNLVNPLLMQKHANLPPVLTIMSVLICGKLLGPLGLLVAVPGLAVLLVVVRKLLVERSYGSEAPAEAA, from the coding sequence TTGAACGACACCGTGGCGCCGCGCCGCTTTGGCCCGGCGCTCGCCGGTGTGGCGGCGGCGGCGCTCCTCGTCTGGCTGGCGGGGCGCGTCGCCGACCTGCTTCTGCTGCTGTTCATCGCCATCCTGATGGCGGTCTATCTGGGCGCGACCACCGACTTCCTGATGGCGCGGACGCGCCTGCCGCGAGGCGCCGCCTTCGCCCTCGCCATCGCCGGCACCATCATCGCCGTCCTCGGCATCGGGTCGCTGCTCGTGGGGCCGGTGGTGGCGCAGACCCGCGACCTGTTCTCCGTGCTGCCGCGCTACATCCCCGCGTGGGAAGCGCAGCTGGAGGCGCTGATCGGCCGCATCCCCGGCGGAAGCGATCTCGTGCGCCCGGGCGAGCACAAGCTGGTGCAGCTCGCGATCGAGGAGATCAACGGCTTCGTCGGCGACGTCGTGCCGCGCGTCTTCAGCGTGCTGCACGGCTTCATCAACCTGGTCGGCGTCCTCGTGATGGCGCTGTACCTGGCGCTGCGCCCCGACATCTATCGCGACCTGTTCATCACGCTCATCCCGCCGCGCCATCGCGAGGCGGCGCGCGACGTGATCACCGGCGTGACCACGGCGCTGCGCGCGTGGACCTTCGCCCAGCTGCTCGCGATGTTCGTGCTTGGCGCGCTCACCGCCCTCGGGTTGTGGATCCTCGGCGTCCCGTACTGGCTGACCTTCGGCCTCTTCACCGGCGTCGTGGCGCTCGTTCCGTTCTTCGGGACCCTGGTGTCGTCCCTGCTCCCCGCGCTCTTCGTGCTGGCCGAGGGCGACTGGGTGCGCGCGCTGCTCGTGGTGGTCTTCGGCTTCGTCATCCACGCCGTAGAGAACAACCTCGTCAACCCGCTCCTCATGCAGAAGCACGCGAACCTGCCGCCCGTGCTCACCATCATGAGCGTGCTCATCTGTGGCAAGCTGCTCGGCCCGCTCGGCCTGCTGGTCGCGGTGCCGGGGCTTGCCGTGCTGCTGGTCGTGGTGCGCAAGCTGCTGGTCGAACGGTCGTACGGCAGCGAGGCACCCGCCGAAGCCGCCTGA
- a CDS encoding PspA/IM30 family protein has product MGIWDRFTTLLKSNINDLISRAENPEKMLDQIVVDMRSQLQKAKQQVAAAIADEKRLKDQAEQEYKAAQDWEQKAMLAVKEGRDDLAKQALVRQGEHFAHGQQLESTWQSHQAETEKLKNSLRDLNDKIEEAKRKKNLLLARQRRAQAQARINETMSSMSEKSAFEAFARMEERIDQNERMLKASTEIEEEFTGDRLQHDFKQLEKVAGAASADAQLLALKQKMGLLGAGGSAPPRQIGAGEEIAHAEIEDAREEKQ; this is encoded by the coding sequence ATGGGTATCTGGGACCGTTTCACCACGCTGCTCAAGTCGAACATCAACGACCTGATCTCGCGCGCCGAGAATCCGGAGAAGATGCTCGACCAGATCGTCGTCGACATGCGTTCGCAGCTGCAGAAGGCCAAGCAGCAGGTGGCGGCCGCGATCGCGGACGAGAAGCGCCTCAAGGACCAGGCGGAGCAGGAATACAAGGCGGCGCAGGACTGGGAGCAGAAGGCGATGCTCGCCGTCAAGGAAGGGCGCGACGACCTGGCCAAGCAGGCGCTGGTGCGGCAGGGCGAGCACTTCGCGCACGGCCAGCAGCTCGAGAGCACCTGGCAGTCGCACCAGGCCGAGACCGAGAAGCTCAAGAACTCGCTCCGCGACCTCAACGACAAGATCGAGGAAGCCAAGCGCAAGAAGAACCTCCTGCTCGCCCGCCAGCGGCGCGCGCAGGCGCAGGCCCGCATCAACGAGACCATGTCGTCGATGTCGGAGAAGTCGGCGTTCGAGGCCTTCGCCCGCATGGAAGAGCGCATCGACCAGAACGAGCGGATGCTGAAGGCGAGCACCGAGATCGAGGAGGAGTTCACCGGCGACCGGCTGCAGCACGACTTCAAGCAGCTCGAGAAGGTGGCCGGCGCGGCCTCGGCCGACGCGCAGCTCCTCGCGCTGAAGCAGAAGATGGGGCTGCTCGGCGCGGGCGGATCCGCGCCGCCGCGGCAGATCGGGGCGGGCGAGGAGATCGCGCACGCCGAGATCGAGGACGCGCGTGAGGAGAAGCAGTAG
- the sdaAA gene encoding L-serine ammonia-lyase, iron-sulfur-dependent, subunit alpha, which translates to MYTSLASAIHDAESRGLRLSDVALDAESLDHGRPVPEIRAALGRALAVMREAVGRGAAGDLRSASGLVGGDAAKLREGPAGPLSGTPFRDVLMRALAVQEVNAAMGVIVAAPTAGGAGVLPAVLTGLADARGLGDDALIDALATAGLIGAVIAERASLSGAEGGCQAETGAAAGMAAGAAVEMLGGTPAQCGHAVALAQQGTLGLVCDPLGGLVELPCVFRNATGSAIALAAIEMALAGIEFAIPADEVIDTMGQIGREMDVRYRETAGGGLAATPTGRRLARERLYQLKKG; encoded by the coding sequence ATGTATACCTCCCTCGCCTCCGCCATTCACGACGCCGAGTCGCGCGGCCTCCGCCTGAGCGACGTCGCGCTCGACGCCGAGTCGCTCGATCACGGCCGTCCGGTGCCGGAGATTCGCGCGGCGCTCGGCCGCGCGCTCGCCGTGATGCGCGAGGCGGTCGGCCGCGGCGCGGCGGGCGACCTGCGCAGCGCGTCCGGGCTGGTCGGCGGCGACGCCGCCAAGCTGCGCGAAGGTCCGGCGGGGCCGCTGAGCGGCACGCCCTTTCGCGACGTGCTCATGCGCGCGCTCGCGGTGCAGGAGGTCAATGCCGCCATGGGTGTCATCGTCGCCGCGCCGACGGCGGGCGGCGCCGGCGTCCTCCCCGCGGTGCTCACCGGGTTGGCCGACGCGCGCGGCCTCGGCGACGACGCGCTGATCGATGCGCTCGCCACCGCCGGCCTCATTGGTGCGGTCATCGCCGAGCGCGCGTCGCTGAGCGGCGCCGAGGGCGGCTGCCAGGCCGAGACCGGCGCCGCCGCCGGCATGGCGGCGGGCGCGGCGGTGGAGATGCTCGGCGGCACGCCGGCCCAGTGCGGCCACGCCGTCGCGCTGGCGCAGCAGGGAACGCTCGGCCTCGTCTGCGATCCGCTGGGCGGGCTCGTCGAGCTGCCGTGCGTCTTCCGCAATGCCACTGGGAGCGCCATCGCTCTCGCGGCCATCGAGATGGCGCTTGCCGGCATCGAGTTTGCGATTCCCGCCGACGAGGTCATCGACACGATGGGGCAGATCGGCCGGGAGATGGATGTCCGATACCGCGAAACGGCGGGCGGAGGGCTCGCGGCGACGCCCACGGGACGGCGGTTGGCGCGCGAGCGGCTCTATCAATTGAAGAAGGGGTGA
- the sdaAB gene encoding L-serine ammonia-lyase, iron-sulfur-dependent subunit beta, which yields MVSILDIIGPVMVGPSSSHTAGACRLGLLARNLVGGTPQKAHIELHGSFARTGEGHGTDKAIVGGLLGFRPDDDRLRTALDIAAGEGLDYTFAKTKLGEENEVHPNSVRITVERGDRTSVMVGSSLGAGRILVNDIDGYPVEVHADHHTIVLVAEDTRGSIARITTLLADTGVNIATLRVSRRRRGGDAFMVIEVDEPPSDAVRDAIRALPWVRWAFRLDRVTV from the coding sequence GTGGTCTCGATTCTTGATATCATCGGCCCCGTCATGGTGGGCCCCAGCAGCAGCCACACGGCCGGCGCGTGCCGGCTGGGGCTGCTCGCGCGCAACCTCGTCGGAGGCACGCCGCAGAAGGCGCACATCGAGCTGCACGGCTCCTTCGCGCGCACCGGTGAGGGACATGGCACCGACAAGGCGATCGTCGGCGGCCTCCTGGGGTTCCGTCCCGATGATGACCGGCTGCGCACGGCGCTCGACATCGCTGCCGGCGAGGGACTCGACTACACCTTCGCGAAGACCAAGCTGGGCGAGGAAAACGAGGTGCACCCCAACTCGGTGCGCATCACCGTCGAGCGCGGCGACCGCACGTCGGTGATGGTGGGATCGTCGCTCGGCGCGGGACGCATCCTCGTCAACGACATCGACGGATATCCGGTGGAAGTGCACGCCGATCATCACACCATCGTGCTCGTGGCGGAGGATACGCGCGGCTCCATCGCGCGCATCACCACGCTGCTTGCCGACACCGGCGTCAACATCGCCACGCTGCGCGTCTCGCGTCGCCGTCGCGGCGGCGATGCCTTCATGGTGATTGAAGTGGATGAGCCGCCATCCGATGCGGTGCGCGACGCCATCCGCGCCCTGCCATGGGTGCGCTGGGCGTTCCGGCTGGACCGGGTGACGGTGTAG
- the uvrA gene encoding excinuclease ABC subunit UvrA has translation MAEEALIVRGAREHNLKEIDVTIPRNRLTVVTGLSGSGKSSLAFDTIFAEGQRRYVESLSAYARQFLGLMEKPDVDAIEGLSPAISIEQKTAGHNPRSTVGTVTEIYDYLRLLYARAGTPHCPNCHRPVERQSAGQIADVLLTWPDGTRIEVLAPLVRGRKGEFRELFENARKQGFVRAIVDGELVELASPPALNRRQNHDIAVVVDRLTVRVSDRGRLADSVETALRLAEGLVEVRRHEGSKQSSHLFSERYGCPDCGLSLPELEPRHFSFNSPFGACPACSGLGVRRLASAELVLGDPSISLLEGVVLPWGEPDGYLRRVILPGLAKQLKFELNTPWGNLPKKVQDALLHGIPAKTGDAKWEGILATVQRRWSETTSDNVRTELEEYMLVAECPECCGSRLKPESLAVTINAMNLGDFVELSVADALAFIEKVPLRASGRPGLDPEIAGPIVKEVSERLRFLVDVGLEYLTLNRSAESLSGGEAQRIRLATQIGSKLVGVLYILDEPSIGLHQRDNARLLATLKRLRDLGNTVLVVEHDEETIRSADYLIDLGPGAGKHGGEVVAQGTVEEVIATPGSLTGAYLRGEKSIPVPPQRRPRDPRRALVVEGAREHNLQEINLEVPLGCFTAITGVSGSGKSTLISDILQRALSRHFYRARVIPGAHRRITGLEHLDKVIDIDQSPIGRTPRSNPATYTGLFTPIRDLFAELPEAKMRGYGPGRFSFNVKGGRCEACQGDGLVKIEMHFLPDVYVTCETCKGKRYNRETLDVRFRGLSISEVLDLTVEDALALFENQPRIAQKLQTLHDVGLDYIHLGQSATTLSGGEAQRVKLATELSKRDTGRTLYILDEPTTGLHFEDVRMLLEVLHKLVDRGNTVLVIEHNLDVIKTADWIVDLGPDGGAGGGRIVAAGAPEEVAAVAASYTGQFLRGMLEAR, from the coding sequence ATGGCAGAAGAAGCCCTGATCGTCCGCGGCGCCCGCGAACACAACCTCAAGGAGATCGACGTCACGATCCCGAGGAACCGCCTCACGGTGGTGACGGGGTTGTCGGGCTCGGGCAAGTCGTCGTTGGCCTTCGACACGATTTTTGCCGAGGGCCAGCGGCGCTATGTGGAGTCGCTGTCCGCCTACGCGCGGCAATTCCTCGGGCTGATGGAGAAGCCCGATGTCGACGCCATCGAGGGGTTGTCACCGGCCATCTCCATCGAGCAGAAGACCGCCGGGCACAACCCGCGATCGACCGTCGGCACGGTGACCGAGATCTACGATTACCTGCGCCTGCTCTACGCCCGCGCGGGCACACCGCACTGCCCCAACTGCCATCGCCCCGTCGAGCGCCAGAGCGCGGGGCAGATTGCCGACGTCCTCCTGACGTGGCCGGACGGCACGCGCATCGAAGTCCTCGCGCCGCTCGTGCGCGGCCGCAAGGGCGAGTTCCGCGAGCTGTTCGAGAACGCCCGCAAGCAGGGCTTCGTGCGCGCCATCGTCGACGGCGAATTGGTGGAGCTCGCCTCGCCACCGGCGCTGAACCGTCGTCAGAACCACGACATCGCCGTCGTGGTGGACCGGCTCACGGTGCGCGTGAGCGACCGCGGACGCCTCGCCGACTCGGTGGAGACGGCCCTCCGCCTCGCCGAGGGACTCGTCGAGGTCCGCCGCCACGAAGGGTCCAAGCAGTCGTCACATCTTTTCTCGGAACGATACGGGTGCCCGGATTGCGGGCTCTCGCTTCCCGAACTCGAGCCGCGCCACTTCTCGTTCAACTCGCCCTTCGGCGCCTGTCCGGCCTGCAGCGGCCTCGGCGTGCGCCGGCTCGCCAGCGCCGAACTCGTGCTCGGTGACCCGAGCATCTCGCTGCTCGAGGGCGTGGTGCTCCCGTGGGGCGAGCCCGACGGCTACCTGCGGCGCGTCATCCTCCCCGGGCTCGCCAAGCAGCTGAAGTTCGAGCTGAACACGCCGTGGGGGAACCTGCCGAAGAAGGTGCAGGACGCCCTGCTGCACGGCATTCCCGCGAAGACCGGGGACGCCAAGTGGGAAGGGATCCTGGCGACGGTGCAGCGCCGCTGGTCGGAGACGACCAGCGACAACGTGCGCACCGAGCTCGAGGAGTACATGCTCGTCGCCGAGTGTCCCGAGTGCTGCGGCTCGCGCCTCAAGCCCGAGTCGCTGGCCGTCACGATCAATGCGATGAACCTCGGCGACTTCGTCGAGCTCTCCGTCGCCGACGCGCTCGCCTTCATTGAAAAGGTGCCGCTCCGGGCCAGCGGCCGTCCCGGCCTCGATCCGGAGATCGCCGGTCCGATCGTCAAGGAAGTCTCCGAGCGCCTGCGCTTCCTCGTGGATGTGGGGCTCGAGTACCTCACGCTGAACCGCTCCGCCGAATCGCTCTCGGGCGGCGAGGCCCAGCGGATCCGCCTCGCCACGCAGATCGGCAGCAAGCTGGTGGGCGTGCTCTACATTCTCGACGAGCCGAGCATCGGGCTGCACCAGCGCGACAACGCGCGGCTGCTCGCGACACTCAAGCGGCTGCGCGACCTCGGCAACACGGTGCTCGTCGTCGAGCACGACGAGGAGACCATTCGCTCGGCGGACTACCTCATCGACCTCGGGCCGGGGGCGGGGAAGCACGGCGGCGAGGTCGTGGCGCAGGGGACGGTCGAGGAAGTGATTGCGACGCCGGGCTCGCTGACGGGGGCGTACCTGCGCGGCGAGAAGTCCATTCCGGTGCCGCCGCAGCGCCGCCCGCGCGACCCGCGGCGCGCGCTCGTCGTCGAAGGCGCGCGCGAGCACAACCTCCAGGAGATCAACCTCGAGGTGCCGCTCGGCTGCTTCACCGCCATCACCGGCGTCTCCGGGTCGGGGAAGAGCACGCTGATCAGCGACATCCTGCAGCGGGCGCTGTCGCGCCACTTCTACCGGGCGCGCGTCATTCCGGGCGCGCACCGCCGCATCACCGGACTCGAGCATCTCGACAAGGTCATCGACATCGACCAGAGCCCCATCGGGCGGACGCCGCGGTCGAACCCCGCGACGTACACCGGGCTCTTCACGCCCATCCGCGACCTCTTCGCCGAGCTCCCCGAGGCGAAGATGCGCGGCTATGGCCCCGGGCGCTTCTCGTTCAACGTGAAGGGCGGGCGCTGCGAGGCGTGCCAGGGCGACGGGCTGGTGAAGATCGAGATGCATTTCCTCCCCGACGTCTACGTCACGTGCGAGACGTGCAAGGGGAAGCGCTACAACCGCGAGACGCTCGACGTGCGGTTCCGCGGCCTGAGCATCAGCGAAGTGCTCGACCTGACGGTCGAGGACGCGCTGGCGCTGTTCGAGAACCAGCCGCGCATCGCGCAGAAGCTGCAGACGCTCCACGACGTCGGCCTCGACTACATTCACCTTGGCCAGAGCGCGACGACGCTCTCCGGCGGCGAGGCGCAGCGCGTGAAGCTCGCGACCGAGCTCAGCAAGCGCGACACGGGCCGCACGCTGTATATCCTCGACGAGCCCACCACCGGCCTGCACTTCGAGGACGTGCGCATGCTGCTCGAAGTGCTGCACAAGCTGGTGGACCGCGGCAACACCGTGCTGGTGATCGAGCACAACCTCGATGTGATCAAGACGGCCGACTGGATCGTGGACCTCGGTCCCGACGGCGGCGCCGGCGGCGGCCGCATCGTGGCCGCCGGCGCGCCGGAGGAAGTGGCCGCGGTCGCGGCGAGCTACACGGGGCAGTTCTTGCGGGGGATGCTGGAGGCGCGCTGA
- a CDS encoding transglutaminase-like domain-containing protein — protein MTPRARTGRGRVRVATAVIVLAAWTGGLALLVRREFFQGRAERLAEAAMRLSPGATFYTVEQNGVRIGFASTTIDTVANGIEVTDYFVADLPLAGRVHRASARSVVLLSRALALRTFDVQAEAAETPIRVVGRTEGDSLVVFAMDVPGQPADTQRIAVRGPVLVPTLAPLAMALGETPKTGKTYRLPTFDPQQMQSRDVALTVQAESLFVVDDSARFDAAAKVWTSALRDTVRAWHVTGEGGGFDGWVDTQGRVVVARQAAGIVLRRTAYELAFENWRIARDAAAAAGVGPSRDIFESTAISAGVALNATALPRLRVRLTGVSLAGYALDGGRQQLRGDTLLVERRAAPRTSYSLTTRSPEFLARFKAELAAEPLLQANDIAIVQKAIAITGLERDAHRVAEKLNRWVHDSLKKEVTFSVPNALQVLRARRGDCNEHTQLYVALARAVGIPARIATGLAYVRGKFYYHAWPEVWLDEWVPVDPTFGQFPADAAHLRFVVGGLGQQAELLRLIGNLEIRILAGNGRP, from the coding sequence GTGACGCCACGCGCTCGCACCGGGCGCGGTAGGGTGCGGGTCGCCACGGCGGTCATCGTGCTCGCCGCCTGGACGGGCGGCCTTGCCCTGCTCGTGCGCCGTGAGTTCTTCCAGGGTCGGGCGGAACGTCTCGCCGAGGCGGCGATGCGCCTCAGTCCGGGCGCCACGTTCTACACCGTCGAACAGAACGGCGTGCGCATCGGCTTCGCGTCCACGACCATCGACACCGTCGCGAACGGGATCGAGGTCACCGACTATTTCGTGGCCGACCTGCCGCTGGCCGGCCGCGTGCATCGCGCCTCTGCGCGATCGGTGGTGCTGCTCTCCCGCGCGCTGGCGCTGCGCACCTTCGACGTGCAGGCCGAGGCGGCGGAGACGCCGATTCGCGTCGTGGGACGCACCGAGGGAGACAGCCTGGTGGTCTTCGCGATGGATGTCCCCGGACAGCCGGCCGACACGCAGCGGATCGCGGTGCGCGGTCCGGTGCTGGTGCCGACGCTCGCCCCGCTCGCGATGGCGCTCGGCGAGACGCCGAAGACGGGCAAGACGTACCGCCTGCCGACGTTCGACCCGCAGCAGATGCAGTCACGCGACGTGGCGCTCACCGTGCAGGCCGAGAGCCTGTTTGTGGTGGACGACTCGGCGCGGTTCGACGCCGCGGCGAAAGTCTGGACGAGCGCGCTGCGCGACACCGTGCGCGCCTGGCACGTGACGGGCGAAGGCGGCGGCTTCGACGGCTGGGTGGACACGCAGGGCCGTGTCGTCGTGGCCCGTCAGGCCGCGGGGATCGTGCTGCGACGCACCGCGTATGAACTCGCCTTCGAGAACTGGCGCATCGCCCGCGATGCCGCCGCCGCGGCCGGCGTCGGGCCGTCGCGCGACATCTTCGAGAGCACCGCCATTTCCGCGGGCGTGGCGCTCAACGCAACTGCCCTGCCGCGGCTGCGGGTGCGGCTCACCGGCGTTTCGCTGGCCGGCTACGCCCTCGACGGCGGACGCCAGCAGCTGCGCGGCGACACGCTGCTGGTCGAGCGGCGTGCGGCGCCGAGGACCTCATATTCGCTGACCACGCGTTCGCCGGAGTTCCTCGCACGCTTCAAGGCGGAACTGGCCGCCGAGCCGCTGCTGCAGGCCAATGACATCGCCATCGTGCAGAAGGCGATCGCGATCACCGGACTCGAGCGCGACGCCCACCGGGTGGCCGAGAAGCTGAACCGGTGGGTCCACGATTCGCTGAAGAAGGAAGTGACGTTCAGCGTGCCCAACGCGCTGCAGGTGCTGCGCGCCCGGCGCGGTGACTGCAATGAGCACACGCAGTTGTACGTGGCGCTGGCGCGCGCGGTCGGCATCCCGGCGCGCATCGCCACCGGACTCGCGTACGTGCGCGGCAAGTTCTACTACCATGCCTGGCCCGAAGTCTGGCTCGACGAATGGGTGCCCGTGGACCCGACGTTCGGCCAGTTCCCCGCCGATGCGGCGCACCTGCGCTTTGTCGTCGGCGGGCTTGGGCAGCAGGCGGAGTTGCTGCGACTGATCGGCAATCTGGAAATACGAATACTGGCGGGAAACGGGCGACCGTAG
- a CDS encoding ABC transporter ATP-binding protein produces MIRLTGLTKHYGSFVAVDGLDLEVPQGELFGFLGPNGAGKTTTLRMIAGILKPTAGRVQIGGIDLAVDPIAAKAKLGFIPDRPFIYEKLTGGEFLRFVAGLYDQHGPQVEHRARELLALFDLEEWRDELVESYSHGMRQKLIIASAFVHRPEVIVVDEPHVGLDPKAIKILRDLFREYAARGHTIMMSTHTLATAESLCDRIGIIVNGRMHALGTMEELRNSATYGGSGLEEVFLRLTGENAARNLMDVLDA; encoded by the coding sequence ATGATTCGCCTGACTGGCCTGACCAAACACTACGGCTCGTTCGTCGCGGTCGACGGACTGGATCTCGAGGTCCCGCAGGGCGAGCTGTTCGGCTTCCTCGGTCCCAACGGCGCCGGCAAGACGACGACGCTGCGCATGATCGCCGGCATCCTGAAGCCGACGGCGGGGCGCGTCCAGATTGGCGGTATCGATCTCGCGGTCGATCCCATCGCGGCAAAGGCGAAGCTCGGGTTCATTCCGGACCGGCCCTTCATCTACGAGAAGCTGACGGGCGGCGAGTTCCTGCGCTTCGTAGCGGGGCTCTACGACCAGCACGGCCCGCAGGTGGAGCATCGCGCGCGTGAACTGCTGGCATTGTTCGACCTCGAGGAGTGGCGCGACGAGCTGGTGGAGAGCTACAGCCACGGCATGCGGCAGAAGCTGATCATCGCCAGCGCCTTCGTGCACCGTCCCGAGGTGATCGTGGTGGACGAGCCGCACGTGGGGCTCGACCCCAAGGCGATCAAGATCCTGCGCGACCTGTTCCGCGAGTACGCGGCCCGCGGCCATACGATCATGATGAGCACGCACACGCTCGCCACGGCCGAATCGCTGTGCGACCGCATCGGCATCATCGTGAACGGCCGCATGCATGCGCTCGGCACCATGGAAGAGCTGCGCAACTCGGCGACGTACGGCGGGAGCGGGCTGGAAGAAGTCTTCCTGCGCCTCACTGGAGAAAACGCAGCGCGAAACCTCATGGACGTGCTGGATGCATAG
- a CDS encoding GNAT family N-acetyltransferase, giving the protein MISRPTERDIPAIVALNNMFAPEGKTLHRTPQFVEEHLPDYLVLRGESGRVLGCVALDEYSPSLVELIGLAVHPSARGRGYGVMLIEEITDLARRRGYDEIFATSFSEAIFEACGFLKEKLDEFPEKVLRYTRIDRTEVEMAEKHCFSRVLRETHEAAA; this is encoded by the coding sequence ATGATCAGCCGTCCCACGGAACGCGACATTCCCGCGATTGTCGCGCTGAACAACATGTTCGCCCCGGAGGGCAAGACCCTCCATCGCACGCCGCAGTTCGTCGAGGAGCACCTGCCCGACTACCTGGTGCTCCGCGGCGAGAGCGGCCGCGTCCTCGGCTGCGTGGCGCTCGACGAATATTCGCCGTCGCTCGTCGAACTGATTGGCCTGGCCGTGCACCCGTCGGCGCGCGGCCGCGGCTACGGTGTGATGCTCATCGAGGAAATCACCGACCTCGCGCGGCGCCGCGGCTACGACGAGATCTTCGCCACGTCGTTCTCCGAAGCGATCTTCGAGGCGTGCGGCTTCCTCAAGGAGAAGCTCGACGAGTTTCCGGAGAAGGTGCTGCGCTACACGCGCATCGACCGCACCGAGGTGGAGATGGCGGAGAAGCACTGCTTCTCGCGCGTCCTGCGCGAGACACACGAAGCGGCGGCGTAG
- the mtnA gene encoding S-methyl-5-thioribose-1-phosphate isomerase codes for MIPRSLRWDSHRRTLRIIDQRLLPGQVVERELRTLDDVDEAVRTLAVRGAPAIGVAAALGIVAACAQGAMPARPALLLAIDRLAHARPTAVNLPWAMRRMRAVVEHVTADGAALLDALAAEAEAILAEDEQMCEAIGRHGAALIPDGARVLTHCNAGAMATAGIGTALAPVYTAAAAGRRVEVIACETRPLLQGSRITAWELGEAGIPVTVCTDGMAASLMRAGRVDLVIVGADRIAANGDVANKIGTYAHAVAAHHHQLPFYVAAPSSTIDPATPHGEAIAIEQRAADEVRRVGDRDVVPAGAAVHNPAFDVTPAALVRAIVTDRGIAHPPYRFTA; via the coding sequence GTGATTCCACGCTCTCTCCGCTGGGACTCCCACCGTCGAACGCTCCGCATCATCGACCAGCGCCTGCTTCCCGGGCAGGTGGTCGAGCGCGAGTTGCGCACGCTCGATGACGTGGACGAGGCGGTGCGCACGCTCGCGGTGCGCGGGGCGCCGGCCATCGGCGTGGCGGCGGCGCTGGGCATCGTGGCGGCGTGCGCGCAGGGCGCGATGCCGGCACGTCCGGCGTTGCTCCTCGCCATCGACCGGCTCGCCCATGCGCGTCCGACGGCGGTGAACCTCCCGTGGGCCATGCGCCGCATGCGCGCCGTGGTGGAGCACGTCACCGCGGACGGCGCCGCACTGCTCGACGCGCTGGCCGCCGAGGCGGAGGCCATCCTCGCGGAAGACGAGCAGATGTGCGAGGCCATCGGCCGCCACGGCGCCGCGCTCATTCCCGACGGCGCGCGGGTGCTCACGCACTGCAACGCCGGCGCGATGGCGACGGCCGGCATCGGCACGGCGCTCGCGCCGGTCTACACGGCCGCCGCCGCGGGACGCCGCGTCGAGGTGATCGCCTGCGAGACGCGTCCGCTGTTGCAGGGCAGCCGCATCACCGCGTGGGAACTGGGCGAGGCGGGAATTCCCGTCACGGTCTGCACCGACGGGATGGCCGCGTCACTGATGCGCGCCGGACGCGTCGACCTGGTGATCGTGGGGGCCGATCGCATCGCCGCCAATGGCGACGTCGCGAACAAGATCGGTACCTACGCGCACGCGGTCGCGGCGCACCATCATCAGCTGCCGTTCTACGTGGCGGCGCCCTCGTCGACCATCGATCCCGCCACGCCGCATGGCGAGGCCATCGCCATCGAGCAGCGCGCGGCCGACGAAGTGCGGCGTGTCGGCGACCGCGATGTCGTTCCCGCCGGCGCGGCGGTGCACAACCCGGCCTTCGATGTCACGCCCGCGGCGCTCGTGCGCGCGATCGTCACCGATCGCGGCATCGCGCACCCGCCGTACCGGTTCACGGCGTGA